In the genome of Conger conger chromosome 8, fConCon1.1, whole genome shotgun sequence, one region contains:
- the LOC133134871 gene encoding pericentriolar material 1 protein-like isoform X3 — protein MATGGAPFDSTDEQELANWTLGNGSLDDRLNNMDWDVPQKKANRSSEKNKKKFGAVVESRLTNDISPESTPGAGRRRARTPHSFPRSQYSAQMSVPEQAELDRLKQRINFTDLDERSIGSDSQGRATAANNQRQLSENKKAFNFLPLHVNTNKSRELAASACGGEVAKRQSAGRDILTGVPGKDALHAEWSSLLEDGTGEPGIDSSQVVSRLVQIREYIAMACCMPDDLVEKNDIPANVEHLAHLIDHLKEQEKSCLKFLQKLLARENEEDDIRTIDSAVGSGSVAESTSLNIEVHSEASDATEASHAVRPRPRIEDSLGRSVSPEVGSLYDLTAAAAPTGGGAWPDRIVSQRLGKGRDLHGEAKEELENLRKQHELLKHMLLQQEQLRALQGRQAALLAMQQKAEQAIAVMDESVVTETTGSVSGISITSELNDELNDLIQRFHNQLHDSQTKAVPDNRRQAQSLSLTREVARSRGPPGADPASLPCAEMAQLQELQDKKQTMDKILQELHTLRDHTLNNNSCRLTQAPSQRSSSGPVLSRGANGRGVTRLDPPASQHSPETDCHPAQKLRKLKEVHKRLNELRELVHYYEQTSDMMVDTVNENVKDEDTEEDSIFEPMFDSEQENMEPITNLRNPQRPGNWMDMNSLTGAHGNGNQDGRLNTEREINNRSAANLRSLNIPSAIECQYNLDRSRGEEGGEMEERPRGRAGAAGGGGSSGDSRRSSREEDPEFLQKVHRLRSAKEKLRHLQQLVAMVQSDDTDDATANASSVADDDGPNQQPNNRRAAGPKPQKDLTLTEKEREKFYEAKLKQQQQELRQLHDERQHLINIKGEIQDLRWACPDLQPPAAVSHGPAPTGHAPAAASTPAVNASGAALNRTVEPTATAAPDNKLWAEMHRHQILREHLRQRRKHLESLMEEHQRRKVLNDSPHAGQGTPQAPEHPGRDERTMAAWGGASPGVHDEYEDDVLLEVGPELEEEEEADTSSSEDFPSYSSRKRRSHSSRKSRDRSLQTSDPRSASGSARPSPRSRQEEQEEQQQEERSMSRRRQENPRWASELSFLEEKRHWQEQISQLQKQLDFSTSMCQTLMQDQQALSYMLPSLMSASYSMLPNSVGSPPVHLVMHQLNQCYAQLAWQQSNVQRLKQVLTDLQKQQQSQPMEQSPTQDPSPTFPPLHLPPPLNALNLPGLGNYSYLPPGFGYSPVFPPGMGEFYQNPGAQDNSSPPQGDANGESVCFPQPFESSMGSGDKRNRMKSEGGSNPVTPGPADPSEQPRRGGARQQPPRVPGARQTGGALMGSLSSVPDPSDPTTVTKSFRSKKASAQALLASRDKTPKAQTRRRRGKTHGRKAGLESDSVSSVSDYHGKDKAVQSQGRESERPEKILEKLTQEKRSSKPQVKTSNDLSSAYAWRTPFLSNRIACTEVQDTSSDFSLFEALRETIYSEVATLISQNESRPHFLIELFHELQLLNTDYLRQRALFALQDIVSRHLTEKDVGEEPTASLSSAAWAASNSELTPSESVATSDADVSEKNMAKALHVSKNHNDDGVSLDDESILSTSSNLDPFASDDLGNTVIHLDKAMARMREYERMKLSDAASASSTIPTADPRAPAPLPGPPEGQDILGQMFSGVRCPQIDTQQLDRQIKAIMSEVLPFLQEHMEDVCSTQLLTTIRRMVMQLTQQNDESKEFVRFFHKQLGGILQESLSKFCGRTLKECGEDLLVAISETLFNELAFFRLMQDFDCGTAAPPKRKFGKREGAMMARRSAPMTRENKSPEDQSFAEGFHDEDKTEICVVLQDKDDTEKGNVTIEPETKESRSSDASEREEEEEDDDDSEGLPLSIRLSKAETQPLTNYGSGEDENEDEELEEFQAGPADVQTSLQASSDLASHQEQKTNEIQEDGRHKGKFAEGATECCEVSSARSDSAEGQEQSRPTAAARPENHPPCPGPSQSQPLSPEATPTCSPDTDSPVMINEDEVGSGNLSQKSDEDDFVKVEDLPLRLAVLSEERLKMTAEEQQQPNNVSPDKPGGIVGDCQTVKEAETAGAQSA, from the exons ATGGCAACTGGCGGAGCACCATTTGACTCTACTGATGAACAGGAGCTGGCAAACTGGACCTTAGGGAATGGGAGTCTGGATGACCGATTGAACAATATG GACTGGGATGTTCCACAGAAGAAAGCTAACAGGTCATcagagaaaaacaagaaaaagttTGGCGCGGTGGTGGAAAGTCGGCTGACCAATGACATCTCCCCGGAATCCACCCCGGGGGCGGGGCGCCGACGGGCTCGTACCCCCCACTCGTTTCCCCGCTCCCAGTACAGCGCCCAGATGTCTGTCCCCGAGCAGGCTGAGCTGGACCGCCTCAAACAGAGGATCAACTTCACCGATTTAGACGAG AGAAGCATTGGAAGTGATTCTCAAGGCCGGGCCACTGCTGCAAATAACCAAAGGCAActctctgaaaacaaaaaggCCTTTAATTTCCTGCCGCTGCACGTCAACACTAATAAGAGCAGAGAGCTCGCTGCTTCAGCCTGCGGCGGTGAAGTTGCTAAGAGACAGAGCGCCGGTCGAGATATCTTGACCGGGGTCCCAGGCAAGGATGCCCTGCACGCTGAGTGGTCATCTCTGCTTGAGGACGGAACAGGAGAACCAGGCATCGACAGCAGTCAG GTTGTCAGCAGGCTCGTTCAGATTAGGGAGTATATCGCCATGGCCTGCTGCATGCCAGATGACCTGGTGGAAAAAAACGATATCCCAGCCAATGTTGAGCATTTAGCACATCTAATAGACCATCTAAAGGAGCAGGAAAAGTCCTGCTTGAAATTTCTACAAAAGTTGTTG GCTCGAGAGAACGAGGAAGACGACATTCGCACCATCGACTCCGCGGTCGGGTCCGGCTCCGTGGCAGAGAGCACGTCTCTGAACATAGAGGTGCATTCCGAGGCCTCGGATGCCACG GAGGCGTCTCACGCGGTGAGACCTCGGCCCCGCATTGAGGACAGTCTAGGGAGGTCCGTGTCCCCAGAAGTGGGCTCGCTCTATGACCTCACTGCGGCGGCAGCCCCCACTGGCGGGGGGGCCTGGCCTGATAGGATTGTTAGCCAGCGTCTGGGAAAG GGGCGGGACCTGCACGGCGAGGcgaaggaggagctggagaaccTGCGGAAGCAGCACGAGCTGCTGAAACACATGctgctgcagcaggagcagctgcGGGCGCTGCAGGGCAGACAGGCTGCGCTGCTGGCCATGCAGCAGAAGGCCGAGCAGGCCATCGCTGTCATGGACGAGTCCG TCGTCACTGAAACTACAGGCAGTGTCTCTGGAATCAGCATCACGTCTGAGCTGAACGACGAGCTGAATGACTTAATCCAGCGGTTCCACAACCAGCTCCATGACTCGCAG ACGAAGGCGGTGCCGGACAACAGGCGACAGGCCCAAAGCCTGTCGCTCACGCGGGAGGTGGCCCGTAGCAGGGGCCCTCCTGGGGCCGACCCCGCCTCCCTCCCCTGCGCCGAAATGGCCCagctgcaggagctgcaggACAAGAAGCAGACCATGGACAAAATCCTGCAGGAGCTCCACACCCTGAGAGACCACACTCTAAACAACAACTCCT GTCGGCTGACCCAGGCCCCGTCTCAGAGAAGCAGCTCTGGGCCAGTCCTCAGCAGAGGGGCCAACGGCCGCGGAGTGACCAGACTGGACCCCCCCGCCTCCCAGCACAGTCCCGAAACAGACTGCCACCCGGCCCAGAAACTCAG GAAGCTGAAGGAGGTCCATAAGCGGCTGAACGAGCTGCGGGAGCTGGTGCATTACTACGAGCAGACCTCGGACATGATGGTGGACACGGTCAACGAGAACGTCAAGGACGAGGACACCGAGGAGGACTCCATCTTCGAGCCCATGTTTGACTCTGAGCAGGAGAACATGGAGCCCATCACAAACCTACG AAACCCACAGCGTCCAGGGAACTGGATGGACATGAATAGCCTGACCGGCGCCCACGGCAACGGAAACCAAGATGGACGGCTAAACACGGAGCGCGAGATAAACAACCGCTCGGCCGCCAACCTCAGGAGCTTGAATATCCCATCCGCCATCG AGTGTCAGTACAACCTGGACCGCTCCCGCGGTGAGGAGGGCGGGGAGATGGAGGAGCGCCcccggggcagggcgggggcggCGGGAGGTGGGGGCAGCTCCGGGGACAGCCGCAGGAGCAGCCGGGAGGAGGACCCGGAGTTCCTGCAGAAGGTGCACCGGCTCCGCTCGGCCAAGGAGAAGCTCCGCCACCTGCAGCAGCTGGTCGCCATGGTGCAG AGTGATGACACGGACGACGCCACGGCTAACGCTTCCAGTGTCGCCGATGACGACGGACCGAACCAGCAACCCAACAACAGGAGAGCCGCAGGCCCAAAGCCTCAGAAAGACCTGACTCTCACGGAGAAAGAAAG AGAGAAGTTCTACGAGGCGAAgctgaagcagcagcagcaggagctgaGGCAGCTCCATGACGAGCGCCAGCATCTGATCAACATCAAGGGCGAGATCCAGGACCTGCGCTGGGCGTGTCCCGACCTGCAG CCTCCCGCGGCGGTTAGCCACGGCCCCGCGCCGACAGGCCACGCCCCTGCGGCCGCCTCCACGCCCGCCGTCAACGCCAGCGGAGCTGCGCTCAACCGCACCGTAGAGCCCACCGCCACGGCTGCCCCCGACAACAAG CTGTGGGCGGAGATGCACAGACACCAGATCCTGCGGGAACACCTGAGACAGAGGAGGAAGCACCTTGAATCTTTAATGGAGGAACACCAGAGACGCAAAGTGCTCAACGACTCCCCCCACGCCGGCCAGGGGACGCCGCAGGCCCCGGAGCACCCTGGGAGAGATGAGAG GACGATGGCTGCGTGGGGCGGGGCGTCGCCAGGGGTGCATGACGAGTATGAAGACGACGTGCTGTTGGAGGTGGGGCCTgagctggaggaagaggaggaggcggaCACGAGCTCCAGCGAAGACTTCCCCTCGTATTCCAGCCGAAAGCGCAGGTCTCACAGCTCGAGGAAGTCACGAGACCG CTCCCTGCAGACCTCGGACCCGCGCTCGGCAAGCGGGAGCGCCCGGCCCTCCCCCAGGTCacggcaggaggagcaggaggagcagcagcaggaggagcgcAGCATGAGCAGGAGGCGGCAGGAGAACCCGCGCTGGGCCTCGGAGCTGTCCTTCCTGGAGGAGAAACGCCACTGGCAGGAGCAGATCTCCCAGCTCCAGAAGCAGCTGGACTTCAGCACCTCCATGTGCCAGACCCTCATGCAGGACCAGCAG GCCCTGTCCTACATGCTCCCCTCCTTGATGAGCGCCTCCTACAGCATGCTGCCGAACAGCGTCGGATCTCCGCCGGTGCACCTCGTCATGCACCAGCTCAACCAGTGCTACGCGCAGTTGGCATGGCAACAGAGCAACGTTCAAAG ACTGAAGCAGGTGCTGACTGACctgcagaagcagcagcagtctCAGCCGATGGAACAAAGCCCAACTCAGGATCCCAGTCCCACATTCCCGCCTCTCCACTTACCTCCCCCGCTAAATGCCCTCAACCTGCCCGGGCTCGGAAACTACTCCTATCTGCCTCCCG GGTTTGGCTACAGCCCTGTGTTTCCCCCGGGCATGGGGGAGTTCTACCAGAACCCTGGGGCCCAGGATAACAGCTCGCCCCCGCAGGGCGATGCTAACGGCGAGAGCGTCTGTTTCCCCCAGCCTTTCGAGAGCTCCATGGGCAGCGGGGACAAACG GAACAGGATGAAGAGCGAGGGCGGCAGCAACCCTGTGACCCCGGGCCCCGCGGACCCCAGCGAGCAGCCCCGGAGAGGCGGGGCCAGGCAGCAGCCTCCCAGAGTCCCCGGGGCCAGACAGACTGGCGGTGCGTTGATGGGGAGCCTCAGTAGCGTCCCGGACCCCTCGGACCCCACCACCGTCACCAAGTCCTTCAGATCCAAGAAGGCCTCTGCCCAGGCCCTCCTGGCCTCCAGAGACAAAACGCCCAAGGCCCAGACCCGCAGGAGGAGGGGCAAGACTCACGGCAGGAAGGCAG GCCTGGAGAGTGACAGCGTGTCCAGCGTGAGCGACTACCACGGCAAAGACAAGGCTGTGCAGTCTCAGGGCAGGGAGAGCGAGCGTCCTGAGAAGATCCTGGAGAAGCTCACTCAGGAGAAGCGCAGCAGCAAACCCCAGGTCAAAACCTCCAACGACCTCTCGTCCG CATATGCTTGGAGGACACCTTTCCTCTCTAACAGAATTGCATGCACTGAAGTACAAG ACACCAGCAGTGATTTCTCCCTCTTCGAGGCTCTGAGGGAGACCATTTATTCAGAGGTGGCGACTCTGATCTCCCAGAACGAGTCCCGGCCGCACTTCCTCATCGAGCTGTTCCACGAGCTGCAGCTGCTCAACACGGACTACCTGCGTCAGAGAGCGCTGTTCGCCTTACAG GACATCGTGAGCAGACACTTGACGGAGAAGGATGTGGGGGAGGAGCCGACGGCGTCTCTGAGCTCTGCGGCCTGGGCCGCCTCCAACTCCGAGCTCACGCCCAGCGAGAGCGTGGCCACCAGCGACGCA GATGTTTCTGAAAAGAACATGGCCAAGGCGCTCCACGTGAGCAAGAACCACAACGATGACGGAGTCTCGCTGGACGACGAGAGCATCCTGTCGACCTCGTCCAACCTGGACCCGTTCGCCAGCGATGACCTGG GGAACACGGTGATACACTTAGATAAAGCCATGGCTCGGATGCGGGAGTACGAGCGCATGAAGCTTAGCGACGCCGCCTCGGCCTCCTCCACCATTCCCACCGCCGACCCCCGGGCCCCCGCCCCGCTGCCAG GTCCCCCAGAAGGCCAGGACATCCTCGGGCAGATGTTCTCCGGGGTCCGCTGCCCCCAGATCGACACGCAGCAGCTGGACCGGCAGATCAAAGCCATCATGTCCGAGGTCCTGCCTTTCTTACAG GAGCACATGGAGGACGTCTGCTCCACCCAGCTCCTCACCACTATCCGCCGCATGGTGATGCAGCTCACGCAGCAGAACGACGAGAGCAAGGAGTTCGTCCGCTTCTTCCACAAGCAGCTGGGAGGCATTCTACAG GAGTCTCTGTCCAAGTTCTGTGGGAGGACGCTGAAGGAGTGTGGGGAGGATCTGCTGGTGGCCATTTCAGAAACCCTGTTCAACGAGCTGGCCTTCTTCCGCCTCATGCAGGACTTCGACTGCGGAACAGCCGCTCCTCCCAAGAGGAAATTCGGGAAGAGGGAGGGTGCCATGATGGCCAGAAGATCTGCGCCTATGACCAGG GAAAATAAATCACCGGAAGACCAGTCATTCGCAGAAGGCTTTCATGATGAGGACAAA ACGGAAATCTGTGTGGTATTGCAGGATAAGGATGACACGGAAAAGGGGAATGTCACCATCGAACCCGAGACAAAGGAGAGCCGGAGCAGCGACGCGtccgagagagaggaagaggaggaggacgatGATGATAGCGAAGGACTCCCCCTATCAATAC GCCTGTCGAAGGCGGAGACCCAGCCTCTGACCAACTACGGCAGCGGGGAGGACGAGAACGAGgacgaggagctggaggagttcCAGGCGGGGCCTGCGGACGTGCAGACCTCCCTGCAGGCCAGCAGCGACCTGGCCTCTCACCAGGAGCAG AAAACAAACGAGATCCAGGAAGACGGAAGGCACAAGGGGAAGTTTGCCGAAGGGGCTACAGAATGCTGTGAGG tgaGCAGCGCTCGGTCGGACTCAGCGGAGGGGCAGGAACAGAGCCGGCCCACAGCAGCTGCCCGCCCCGAAAACCACCCCCCCTGCCCGGGACCCAGCCAATCGCAGCCGCTCTCCCCGGAGGCCACGCCCACCTGCAGCCCCGACACCGACTCGCCCGTCATGATCAATGAGGAT GAGGTTGGCTCAGGAAATTTAAGCCAGAAGTCTGACGAAGACGATTTTGTCAAAGTGGAAGATTTACCTTTACGACTCGCTGTCTTGTCAGAG GAGCGGCTTAAAATGACCgcagaagaacaacaacaacccaaCAACGTGTCTCCAGACAAACCAGGAGGCATTGTGGGAGATTGTCAGACCGTTAAAGAAGCAG AAACGGCTGGGGCCCAAAGTGCATGA